A DNA window from Ranitomeya imitator isolate aRanImi1 chromosome 2, aRanImi1.pri, whole genome shotgun sequence contains the following coding sequences:
- the LOC138661486 gene encoding major histocompatibility complex class I-related gene protein-like: MYKMSAFSLILLAVSAVYSDSHSLRYYFSGVSAPGYGLPEFYKVGYVDDQQIDVYSSDNRRSIPVAPWLKKNERPEHWDTITDIAKEHETLFKDEVKIGMKRFNHTGGFHLVQVMHHCELRDDGSVIGKQQYRYDGREFMYLDVEKATYYPVMAEAQITTQRWNSEDVKMGEIAKNYLEGICVKNLKRYIMYGREDLERRVQPGVKVTHRESGKVTKLHCQVYGFHPRAVDVKWMKNGEDEVPPFETTNVLPNPDGTYQIRVSAEVTPKDGDSYSCYVDHSSLEEPLLVQWEPPHGFLWLWILSLVMFIILVLASVIAGVILSKKKKEKYKAASMSDGSGETSYEVSEES, encoded by the exons ATGTATAAGATGTCCGCCTTCTCCCTGATACTTCTGGCCGTTTCTGCAGTGTATTCTG aCAGTCACTCTCTGCGCTATTATTTCTCGGGGGTCTCTGCTCCAGGATATGGACTGCCTGAGTTTTATAAAGTTGGATACGTGGATGATCAGCAGATTGATGTATACAGTAGCGATAATCGGAGAAGTATTCCCGTGGCTCCATGGCTGAAGAAGAATGAGCGACCCGAGCACTGGGACACTATAACAGATATTGCTAAGGAACACGAGACTTTGTTCAAAGATGAAGTGAAGATAGGGATGAAGAGATTCAACCACACCGGAG GTTTCCACCTTGTGCAAGTGATGCACCATTGTGAACTGCGAGATGACGGCAGTGTCATAGGGAAGCAGCAGTACAGATATGACGGGAGAGAGTTCATGTACTTGGATGTAGAGAAGGCAACATATTACCCGGTTATGGCAGAGGCTCAGATCACCACACAAAGGTGGAATAGTGAAGACGTAAAAATGGGGGAAATAGCCAAAAATTATCTGGAGGGGATATGTGTCAAGAATCTGAAGAGATACATTATGTACGGGAGAGAAGATCTGGAACGCAGAG tTCAGCCGGGGGTAAAGGTGACACACCGGGAATCAGGAAAGGTCACAAAGCTTCACTGCCAGGTGTACGGATTTCACCCCCGAGCTGTGGATGTGAAGTGGATGAAGAACGGGGAGGACGAGGTTCCCCCATTTGAGACTACAAACGTCCTCCCCAATCCTGATGGCACCTACCAGATCAGGGTCAGCGCGGAAGTGACCCCCAAAGATGGCGACAGCTACTCCTGTTATGTGGATCACAGCAGCCTGGAGGAGCCGCTCCTTGTACAATGGG AACCACCGCATGGCTTCCTCTGGCTTTGGATCTTAAGTCTGGTGATGTTCATCATTCTTGTTCTCGCATCTGTCATTGCTGGAGTCATTCTATCCAAAA aaaagaaagaaaaatataaggCGGCCAGCA